The Desulfobaculum bizertense DSM 18034 genome includes a region encoding these proteins:
- a CDS encoding proline--tRNA ligase: MRFSKLYAPTLKDAPADAEVVSHKLLVRAGMIRKLTSGIYTYLPMGLRSLEKVKTIVREEMERAGAQEIFMPTVQPADLWKETGRWDFYGKELLRFEDRHGRGYCLGPTHEEVVTDLLRGEVRSYRQLPLNVYQIQTKFRDEIRPRFGLMRGREFMMKDGYSFDRDDAGADESYHAMYEAYKRIFTRLGVKFRPVEADSGSIGGSFSHEFMVLADTGEDTIAVCQSCDYAANVEKAEVKGDFAPCTESCAAMEEVATPDKHTVEEVAEFLGVPLSAIVKTLLFNVDGEPVAALVRGDRELNEIKLKNYLNADEEPELASPEQVQEWTGAPVGFAGPVGLKQVKRIIADSELMAANDYVAGANKADTHVLHLDLARDANVEAFIDLRMITDADPCPHCGGALELPKGIEVGHVFKLGTKYSKSMNATFLDENGREQVMIMGCYGIGVSRVVASCIEQNHDDDGICFPPPVAPYDATVLCLDPRKEDILGKAEEIEKMMEGWGMSVLLDDRQERPGIKFKDADLIGLPMQVVVGGKGLKNGIVEVKDRRTGEKTELSLENLETELKDFYQKVLDGWKAARD, encoded by the coding sequence ATGCGTTTCAGCAAACTGTATGCTCCTACTCTGAAGGACGCCCCGGCCGATGCCGAGGTCGTGAGTCACAAGCTTTTGGTCCGTGCGGGCATGATCCGCAAGCTGACCTCTGGCATTTACACCTATCTGCCGATGGGCCTCCGCAGCCTCGAAAAGGTCAAGACCATTGTCCGCGAGGAAATGGAGCGTGCTGGTGCTCAGGAAATTTTTATGCCCACAGTGCAGCCTGCTGACCTGTGGAAAGAAACTGGCCGCTGGGATTTTTATGGCAAAGAGCTTTTGCGCTTTGAGGATCGTCACGGCCGTGGCTACTGCCTTGGACCCACACACGAAGAGGTCGTTACTGACCTGCTGCGTGGTGAAGTGCGTTCCTACCGTCAGCTTCCGCTGAACGTGTACCAGATTCAGACCAAGTTCCGTGACGAAATCCGTCCTCGCTTCGGCCTGATGCGTGGCCGCGAGTTCATGATGAAAGACGGCTATTCCTTTGACCGCGACGATGCTGGTGCTGATGAAAGCTATCACGCCATGTACGAAGCATATAAGCGTATCTTTACCCGCCTTGGCGTGAAGTTCCGCCCGGTTGAAGCTGACTCCGGTTCTATTGGTGGCAGCTTCTCTCATGAATTCATGGTGCTTGCTGATACTGGCGAAGACACCATTGCCGTGTGTCAGTCCTGCGATTACGCCGCCAATGTGGAAAAGGCCGAAGTGAAGGGTGATTTTGCTCCCTGCACCGAGAGCTGCGCTGCAATGGAAGAGGTCGCAACCCCGGACAAGCACACCGTTGAAGAAGTGGCTGAATTCCTTGGTGTGCCGCTTTCTGCCATTGTGAAGACTCTGCTTTTCAATGTTGATGGCGAGCCTGTTGCAGCTCTGGTCCGTGGTGACCGCGAGCTGAACGAAATCAAGCTCAAGAATTACCTCAACGCTGACGAAGAGCCAGAGCTGGCAAGCCCTGAGCAGGTTCAGGAATGGACTGGTGCTCCGGTTGGCTTTGCTGGTCCGGTTGGTCTGAAACAGGTCAAGCGCATCATCGCAGACAGCGAACTGATGGCTGCAAACGACTACGTTGCAGGAGCAAACAAGGCTGACACGCATGTGCTGCATCTTGATCTTGCCCGCGACGCCAACGTCGAGGCGTTCATTGACCTGCGCATGATTACCGACGCTGACCCCTGCCCGCACTGTGGCGGTGCTCTGGAACTGCCCAAGGGTATTGAAGTTGGTCATGTCTTTAAGCTTGGCACCAAGTACTCCAAGTCCATGAATGCGACATTCCTTGACGAGAACGGCAGGGAACAGGTCATGATTATGGGCTGTTATGGTATTGGCGTGTCCCGTGTTGTGGCCTCCTGCATTGAGCAGAACCACGACGATGACGGCATCTGCTTCCCTCCGCCGGTTGCTCCTTATGACGCAACTGTGCTTTGCCTTGACCCGCGCAAGGAAGACATCCTTGGCAAGGCAGAAGAGATTGAGAAAATGATGGAAGGCTGGGGCATGAGTGTGCTTTTGGACGACCGTCAGGAGCGCCCTGGCATCAAGTTCAAGGACGCTGATCTCATTGGCCTGCCCATGCAGGTCGTCGTCGGCGGCAAGGGCCTGAAAAATGGCATTGTCGAAGTGAAAGACCGTCGCACTGGCGAAAAAACAGAGCTTTCTCTGGAAAACCTTGAAACAGAACTCAAGGACTTTTACCAGAAGGTGCTGGACGGCTGGAAGGCCGCTCGGGACTAG
- the xseB gene encoding exodeoxyribonuclease VII small subunit has product MAPRKKQNFETQLEKLQQIVQDLEKEDLPLEEGVTLFKDGVKLAKDCRRRLEQAKNEVSLLTEEGLKEFHTEKEHD; this is encoded by the coding sequence GTGGCACCACGCAAAAAGCAGAATTTTGAGACGCAGCTTGAGAAGTTGCAGCAGATTGTGCAGGACCTCGAAAAAGAGGACCTGCCATTGGAAGAGGGCGTCACCTTGTTTAAGGACGGCGTGAAACTGGCCAAGGATTGCCGTCGGCGTCTGGAACAGGCCAAAAACGAAGTCAGTCTTCTCACAGAAGAGGGACTGAAGGAATTCCATACGGAAAAAGAACATGACTGA
- the ispG gene encoding flavodoxin-dependent (E)-4-hydroxy-3-methylbut-2-enyl-diphosphate synthase yields MDYTPLMPRRKSRVVHVGNVPIGGNNPVVVQSMCNTDTRDVEATCRQIDELAQAGCEIVRLAVLDEDAAKALEPLCRRSPVPLIADIHFDHRLALAAVDAGISALRINPGNIGSESAVDAVVKAAKAAQLPIRIGVNSGSVEKALLKKFGGPSPEAMVESALGHVRLLEERDFYDTKISLKSSSVLNTIAAYRLLATRCDYPLHIGVTEAGTLTRGTVKSSVGLGILLAGGIGDTMRVSLTADPVEEMGVAWEILRSLGLRARGPEIVSCPTCGRTEIDLVHLAEEVERHLRHVTEVFTVAVMGCVVNGPGEAREADIGIAGGRDLGIIFRKGKVIRKVKGNDNLIPAFLEELDKFLLERRNEEN; encoded by the coding sequence ATGGATTACACACCACTGATGCCGCGTCGCAAATCGCGCGTTGTTCATGTTGGAAATGTTCCGATTGGCGGCAACAATCCCGTGGTTGTTCAGAGCATGTGCAATACGGACACCCGAGACGTTGAGGCGACCTGTCGCCAGATTGACGAGCTGGCTCAGGCTGGTTGCGAGATTGTTCGCCTTGCTGTGCTGGATGAGGACGCGGCAAAGGCGCTTGAGCCGCTGTGCAGGCGTTCTCCTGTTCCGCTTATTGCAGATATTCATTTTGACCACCGGCTCGCTCTTGCTGCTGTGGACGCAGGCATAAGTGCCCTGCGCATCAATCCGGGCAACATTGGGAGCGAATCGGCTGTTGATGCTGTGGTCAAGGCGGCAAAAGCTGCACAGCTCCCCATTCGTATCGGCGTTAATTCTGGCTCCGTGGAAAAAGCCCTGCTCAAAAAGTTTGGCGGGCCAAGCCCGGAGGCTATGGTCGAAAGCGCTTTGGGGCATGTGCGCCTTTTGGAAGAACGAGATTTTTACGACACGAAGATTTCTCTCAAGTCATCTTCGGTCCTGAATACCATTGCTGCGTATCGGCTTTTGGCAACGCGCTGTGATTATCCTTTGCATATTGGAGTGACCGAAGCTGGCACTCTGACCCGGGGCACGGTCAAGTCTTCTGTAGGACTTGGCATTTTGCTGGCTGGAGGCATTGGTGACACCATGCGCGTTTCGCTGACGGCTGACCCCGTTGAAGAAATGGGCGTTGCATGGGAAATTCTGCGTTCTCTTGGTCTTCGGGCCAGAGGACCGGAAATTGTTTCATGTCCGACCTGCGGACGCACCGAGATTGATCTTGTTCACCTTGCAGAAGAGGTTGAACGCCATCTGCGCCATGTGACGGAAGTCTTTACCGTGGCGGTTATGGGCTGCGTTGTGAATGGTCCGGGCGAAGCCCGCGAGGCAGATATTGGCATTGCTGGCGGGCGTGATCTTGGTATCATTTTCCGCAAGGGCAAGGTCATCCGAAAAGTGAAGGGGAATGACAATCTTATCCCTGCTTTTCTTGAGGAACTGGATAAATTTCTCCTAGAACGTCGAAATGAGGAAAACTGA
- the xseA gene encoding exodeoxyribonuclease VII large subunit: protein MPHIFEVSELTRAVGDVLESQFPFIWVKGQVGNVTRPRSGHIYFSLRDANSQLSVVWFKRNQRCFKCGEVDPLTGEVYEEGFQPQLEEGQEVVCAGRLNVYAARGQYQLVAELVQEQGLGQLHLEFERLKAMLAEKGYFDAERKRALPYHPQRVAVVTAPTGAAVRDFLRIADERGWGCEIRIYPSLVQGDAAPAQIAAALRQVASDGWAELVAVIRGGGSLEDLWAFNTEAVADAIFQSPVPVLSGVGHEVDTSLADFVADARAATPTHAAQMLWPERDALMQDIDALEGRLVQRACERLVQFERQLQHTEKAVSWLSPRRRLNALLERFSDSLRALERNVGTLVDRSSQRLSRCEQRMSDSFGPRELSDRERRFEAAVQGLERSAGLILDKKMQELAFAQDRLESRDPLKPLERGYGLITVDATGRFLRSVDEVQEGEQLSLTVRDGELAAQVTAKRRR, encoded by the coding sequence ATGCCGCACATTTTTGAGGTCTCAGAGCTGACCCGTGCTGTTGGAGATGTCCTTGAGAGCCAGTTTCCATTTATCTGGGTCAAGGGACAGGTCGGCAATGTAACCCGCCCCCGAAGCGGGCATATCTATTTTTCTTTGCGTGACGCAAATTCCCAGCTTTCTGTTGTGTGGTTCAAGCGGAACCAGCGCTGTTTCAAGTGTGGTGAAGTCGACCCGCTGACTGGCGAAGTCTATGAAGAAGGCTTCCAGCCTCAGCTCGAAGAAGGGCAGGAGGTGGTTTGTGCTGGGCGGCTGAATGTGTATGCCGCACGCGGTCAGTATCAGCTTGTTGCTGAGCTGGTGCAGGAGCAGGGGCTTGGTCAGCTGCATCTTGAGTTTGAACGGCTTAAGGCAATGCTGGCTGAAAAAGGCTATTTTGACGCCGAGCGAAAGCGCGCATTGCCGTACCATCCGCAACGGGTTGCTGTTGTGACAGCTCCTACTGGCGCGGCAGTACGAGATTTTTTGCGTATTGCCGATGAGCGTGGCTGGGGCTGCGAAATTCGCATTTACCCCTCACTTGTTCAGGGCGATGCCGCACCTGCTCAGATTGCTGCGGCCCTGCGACAGGTGGCCAGCGATGGCTGGGCCGAGCTTGTTGCAGTGATTCGCGGTGGTGGTTCACTCGAAGACCTGTGGGCATTCAATACCGAAGCCGTTGCAGATGCGATTTTTCAGTCGCCTGTCCCTGTGCTTTCTGGTGTTGGTCATGAAGTCGACACAAGTCTGGCGGATTTTGTGGCTGATGCCCGCGCGGCAACCCCGACGCATGCGGCTCAGATGCTGTGGCCAGAGCGTGATGCCCTGATGCAGGACATCGATGCCCTTGAAGGCCGCTTGGTTCAGCGTGCCTGTGAGCGTCTGGTTCAGTTCGAACGTCAGCTCCAGCATACAGAAAAAGCGGTGTCGTGGCTGTCCCCTCGGCGGCGGCTCAATGCACTTCTGGAGCGGTTCTCGGACAGCTTGCGTGCTCTGGAGCGGAACGTGGGCACTCTTGTGGATCGGAGTTCTCAGCGCCTGAGTCGCTGTGAACAGCGCATGAGTGATTCCTTTGGGCCGCGAGAGCTGAGCGATCGGGAGCGACGTTTTGAAGCTGCTGTACAGGGACTTGAGCGGAGTGCTGGGCTGATTCTGGACAAAAAGATGCAGGAGCTGGCTTTTGCACAGGACAGGCTGGAAAGCCGAGATCCTCTCAAGCCTTTGGAACGCGGCTATGGGTTGATTACCGTCGACGCAACAGGGCGATTCTTGCGAAGTGTTGATGAGGTTCAGGAGGGCGAGCAGCTTTCCCTCACCGTGCGTGATGGTGAGCTTGCCGCACAGGTAACAGCAAAACGCAGGAGATAA
- a CDS encoding ABC transporter substrate binding protein: protein MTQKSFPNRTLARRFCWQIVCCILFFIFAMCLLSPQAHARQQKSPAKILVINSYHRGYDWSDKIMHGIEKTMQRATPSPQLYFEYLDTKRTPPEKAFRITERHLKDKYTRTKFSLIIATDHNAFHFALRERKKFFLNIPIVFCGIDAELAAKYEKDPLITGVVEERDPEGTISLALHLYPEMKRLVAISDTTTTGQNLLASVRTTMKEKHPDLAYKEFVGFTAAQLKRRLAALSEGSVLLFVSGFLDSEGQAHSLQETFQLITSSTTLPVFTLVGTYLGYGALGGELLSPELQGEHAAHKALQILSGISPNDLAIDMTSPVEIVLDWNAMERFGIAQQDAPEGSIIKNSPESFYERYKSIIWTTLAIGIGQLIIIIALLFTTIKRRIAEKLLRDSEKKFRRIYENMREGYFQAEMDGTLAVANDALLRMTGYTSPSEVVGKLVQDVFYTDVNVRHAILRQVMETGEMIGQEIPLKKKDGTVFVADCSIHLIYDDNGNAIATEGLIRDISLRRMADELLIESEKMSSLSQLASGMSHALNNPLGAILQSTQNIQRRLSPELPSNEPVAHKCGTSIENIHNYAKERDILHMLNGIFLSGQHANSVVAQLSSFSRHSKGGRSRYDIHEILADSLTLSKHDYSLHRDFDFKKINIVTHYDNSIPSVSCIAPEIRQVFLKLLIHSAQSMYATQGAGTPTISITSFRSSPTSIGVSIADNGPGMTKETLSELFAPKAGGRANSLGLAVAKYIIEDHHKGTLDVQSERGEGATYTVTLPITEEESPDAQDDAASSDTPAE, encoded by the coding sequence ATGACGCAAAAAAGCTTTCCGAACAGGACTCTTGCACGACGTTTCTGCTGGCAGATAGTCTGCTGCATTCTTTTTTTCATTTTCGCCATGTGTCTTCTTTCCCCACAGGCACATGCACGCCAGCAGAAAAGCCCAGCTAAAATTCTCGTCATCAACTCCTATCACCGAGGTTATGACTGGTCCGACAAAATCATGCACGGCATAGAAAAAACCATGCAGCGCGCAACGCCCTCCCCTCAGCTCTACTTCGAATATCTCGACACCAAGCGGACCCCACCAGAAAAGGCCTTCCGCATCACAGAACGCCACCTCAAAGACAAATACACCCGCACCAAGTTTTCGCTCATTATTGCCACGGACCATAACGCCTTTCACTTTGCCCTGCGCGAACGCAAAAAATTCTTCCTGAATATCCCGATTGTCTTTTGTGGAATTGATGCAGAACTGGCCGCAAAATATGAAAAAGACCCGCTCATCACGGGTGTTGTCGAAGAGCGCGATCCCGAAGGAACGATTTCCCTCGCTCTGCACCTCTACCCTGAGATGAAGCGACTCGTCGCCATAAGCGACACCACAACCACAGGACAAAACCTGCTGGCATCGGTGCGCACAACCATGAAAGAAAAACACCCCGACCTCGCCTACAAGGAATTTGTCGGCTTCACCGCTGCCCAGCTCAAGCGACGGCTGGCGGCCCTGTCCGAAGGCTCGGTCCTGCTTTTTGTTTCTGGTTTTTTAGACAGTGAAGGTCAGGCCCACTCCCTTCAGGAAACCTTTCAACTCATCACATCGTCCACCACACTTCCGGTTTTTACTCTGGTTGGCACGTACCTTGGCTACGGCGCACTTGGTGGAGAGCTGCTTAGCCCAGAGCTTCAGGGCGAGCACGCTGCACACAAAGCACTCCAGATTCTTTCTGGCATCTCGCCCAATGATCTTGCCATCGACATGACCAGCCCGGTGGAAATCGTTCTCGACTGGAATGCCATGGAGCGTTTTGGAATAGCCCAGCAGGATGCTCCAGAAGGGAGTATCATCAAAAATTCTCCAGAGTCTTTTTATGAACGGTACAAGAGCATTATCTGGACAACTCTGGCCATTGGCATTGGGCAGCTCATTATCATCATTGCCCTGCTCTTCACGACCATCAAGCGTCGCATCGCCGAAAAACTTTTGCGGGACAGCGAGAAAAAATTCCGCCGTATTTATGAAAACATGCGGGAAGGATACTTCCAGGCAGAGATGGACGGCACGCTTGCGGTCGCCAATGACGCGCTTTTACGCATGACCGGCTACACTTCGCCCTCAGAGGTTGTCGGAAAACTTGTTCAGGATGTTTTTTATACAGACGTCAATGTCCGCCATGCGATTCTGCGTCAGGTCATGGAAACAGGAGAAATGATAGGACAGGAGATTCCCCTCAAAAAAAAGGACGGGACTGTATTTGTGGCGGACTGCTCCATCCATCTTATTTATGATGACAATGGGAACGCTATCGCCACAGAAGGACTGATTCGCGATATTTCCCTGCGCAGAATGGCTGACGAACTGCTCATCGAGTCCGAAAAGATGTCGAGTCTGTCGCAGCTTGCGTCTGGCATGTCTCATGCGCTGAACAATCCGCTGGGGGCAATCCTGCAAAGTACCCAGAACATTCAGCGACGGCTTTCTCCAGAGCTGCCCAGCAATGAGCCTGTGGCTCACAAATGCGGAACCAGCATCGAGAATATTCATAATTATGCCAAAGAGCGCGACATACTTCATATGCTCAACGGCATTTTCCTTTCCGGACAGCATGCAAACAGCGTCGTCGCCCAGCTCAGCAGTTTTAGCCGCCACTCCAAGGGCGGACGCAGCCGCTATGATATTCATGAAATTCTTGCCGACAGCCTCACCCTGTCCAAGCATGACTACAGTCTGCATCGCGACTTTGACTTCAAAAAGATCAACATCGTCACACACTACGACAACAGCATTCCCTCCGTAAGCTGCATCGCTCCAGAAATTCGGCAGGTCTTTCTCAAACTTCTCATTCACTCTGCCCAGTCAATGTACGCGACACAGGGAGCAGGCACCCCCACCATTTCAATCACAAGCTTCCGAAGCTCCCCCACGAGCATTGGCGTCAGCATTGCGGACAACGGGCCAGGCATGACAAAAGAAACACTGAGCGAACTCTTTGCGCCAAAAGCTGGTGGCCGGGCCAACAGCCTTGGCCTTGCGGTGGCAAAATACATCATTGAGGATCATCACAAAGGCACTCTGGACGTGCAGTCCGAACGAGGAGAAGGCGCAACGTACACGGTGACTCTCCCCATCACCGAAGAAGAGTCACCAGACGCCCAAGATGACGCAGCCAGTTCAGACACTCCCGCAGAATAA
- the dxs gene encoding 1-deoxy-D-xylulose-5-phosphate synthase: MDVTPLTQNSLLSRIKTPADVQRLSLQELSQLAVEIRQLIIQTVSHTGGHLAPSLGVVELTLALLKSFDLESDKLVWDVGHQAYAYKILTGRADRFNTLRTQGGLSGFPKRSESPYDAFGVGHSSTSISAALGLAYGRDLKKEHNRVIAVIGDGSMTAGLAYEGLNQAGGLHGDLTVILNDNEMSISKNVGALSSFLSRNLTKKWVVQFKKDVESILKAVPKIGGDLATYARKSEEAFKHFFTPGMLFEAFRFNYLGPFDGHNIEQLTKVFEQVKTLSGPVLVHVLTKKGKGYTPAENNPTYFHGVGCFEPETGLAKKFGPCGAPSYTSVFGKTLVKEAKTDERIVAITAAMPEGTGLDQFASAYPERFVDVGICEQHAVTFAAGLAAEGFRPVVAIYSTFMQRSYDQIVHDVCLQNLPVTLCLDRGGLVGEDGPTHHGAFDLSFMRHIPNLLFMAPADEAELQRMLVTALKHEGPVALRYPRGAGVGVELHDAPEPLPLGLGELVRDGEDGVIVAIGSRVHPARLAAEKLEKETGKKVAVFNARFIRPIAEQQLVELAGRFSKMLVVEENVLKGGFGAGVLEVLADNDALEHCRVHRLGLPDGFVEHGKQKELRAKLGLDMNGICAKMQEFLDAE, from the coding sequence ATGGACGTCACACCGTTAACTCAAAACAGTTTACTCTCCCGCATTAAGACGCCTGCGGACGTACAGCGCCTTTCCTTGCAGGAACTGAGTCAGCTTGCAGTAGAAATTCGACAGCTTATTATTCAGACCGTTTCGCATACGGGCGGGCACCTTGCCCCGTCGCTTGGCGTGGTGGAGCTGACCCTTGCCCTGCTCAAGTCCTTTGATCTTGAATCAGACAAGCTTGTCTGGGACGTGGGGCATCAGGCCTATGCCTACAAGATTTTGACAGGCCGGGCCGACAGGTTCAATACACTGCGAACCCAGGGCGGACTGAGCGGTTTCCCCAAAAGAAGCGAAAGCCCGTATGACGCCTTTGGTGTTGGGCATTCGTCCACGTCTATCTCTGCGGCTCTTGGGCTTGCGTATGGACGTGATCTGAAAAAGGAGCATAACCGGGTCATTGCTGTGATTGGTGATGGTTCCATGACTGCTGGTCTAGCCTATGAAGGGCTGAATCAGGCTGGTGGCCTGCATGGAGACCTGACTGTCATTCTTAATGACAATGAGATGTCGATTTCCAAGAACGTCGGTGCGCTGTCCTCTTTCCTGTCCCGTAACCTGACCAAGAAGTGGGTCGTCCAGTTCAAAAAGGATGTGGAGAGTATCCTCAAGGCCGTGCCAAAGATTGGTGGCGATCTTGCGACCTATGCCAGAAAGTCAGAAGAGGCGTTTAAGCACTTCTTTACGCCGGGCATGTTGTTTGAGGCGTTTCGCTTTAATTATCTTGGACCTTTTGACGGGCACAACATTGAGCAGCTTACCAAGGTCTTTGAGCAGGTGAAGACCCTGTCTGGACCGGTACTTGTTCATGTGCTCACCAAAAAAGGCAAGGGCTATACTCCCGCAGAAAACAATCCGACCTATTTTCATGGTGTTGGGTGCTTTGAGCCGGAAACTGGTCTTGCCAAGAAGTTTGGACCCTGCGGGGCACCAAGCTATACCAGCGTGTTTGGGAAAACACTGGTCAAGGAAGCCAAGACCGACGAACGTATTGTTGCCATCACGGCGGCAATGCCCGAAGGAACTGGCCTTGACCAGTTTGCAAGCGCGTATCCGGAGCGCTTTGTGGATGTGGGAATCTGTGAGCAGCACGCTGTGACCTTTGCAGCAGGTCTTGCCGCGGAGGGCTTCCGGCCTGTGGTTGCCATTTACTCGACCTTTATGCAGCGTTCCTACGACCAGATCGTGCATGACGTGTGTCTCCAGAATCTTCCGGTGACCCTGTGTCTGGACCGTGGTGGTTTGGTTGGAGAAGATGGACCCACCCACCACGGTGCATTTGACCTGAGCTTTATGCGCCACATTCCGAATCTGCTCTTTATGGCTCCGGCTGATGAGGCCGAATTACAGCGAATGCTGGTGACGGCCCTGAAACATGAGGGACCAGTGGCGTTGCGCTATCCGCGTGGGGCTGGTGTTGGCGTTGAATTGCATGATGCGCCTGAACCACTTCCTCTTGGCCTTGGCGAGCTTGTTCGTGATGGCGAAGACGGCGTGATTGTCGCTATTGGCAGTCGTGTGCATCCAGCTCGTCTGGCAGCAGAAAAGCTGGAAAAGGAAACAGGCAAAAAGGTTGCGGTGTTCAATGCCCGCTTTATCCGACCTATTGCAGAACAGCAGCTTGTTGAATTGGCCGGGCGTTTCTCCAAAATGCTCGTTGTGGAAGAGAATGTCCTCAAGGGCGGTTTTGGTGCTGGCGTGCTGGAAGTTTTAGCAGATAATGATGCTCTGGAACACTGTCGCGTGCATCGCCTTGGGCTTCCTGATGGCTTTGTGGAACATGGCAAGCAGAAGGAGCTTCGGGCCAAGCTTGGTCTGGATATGAATGGAATTTGTGCAAAAATGCAGGAATTCCTCGACGCGGAGTAG
- a CDS encoding polyprenyl synthetase family protein translates to MTEQRVDIKKTLKNYSTTVEKELEKCFADRGIEPRLKDAMEYSLLAGGKRMRPALCLSIAAHYGLDFDVTVPFAAAIELIHTYSLIHDDLPAMDNDDLRRGKPSNHKKFDEATAILAGDGLLTEAFSMMLNVQGVPAERVLQAASVLAYGAGPNGMVGGQVVDMELTGKLDVALGELQHMHALKTGALIVASCLSGAILAGAKDEELAKVIDYGKHLGIAFQIADDMLDVIGDEKELGKPVGSDEAQGKNTYPSLIGIDESRNLAIQMASSACLAIKDFAGAQGEFLRGLAAYVVQRAC, encoded by the coding sequence ATGACTGAACAACGTGTTGATATAAAAAAGACGCTGAAAAATTACTCCACCACTGTCGAAAAAGAGCTGGAAAAGTGCTTTGCCGACCGTGGCATTGAGCCTCGACTCAAGGACGCAATGGAATACAGCCTGCTCGCAGGCGGAAAGCGTATGCGTCCAGCTCTGTGCCTGAGCATTGCTGCGCACTATGGCCTTGATTTTGACGTGACGGTTCCCTTTGCTGCGGCAATCGAACTGATTCATACCTACTCGCTCATCCACGACGATCTGCCTGCAATGGACAACGATGACCTGCGCCGGGGCAAGCCGTCCAATCACAAGAAGTTCGACGAAGCAACGGCTATTCTGGCTGGTGACGGGCTGCTGACCGAAGCCTTTAGCATGATGCTGAATGTGCAGGGCGTGCCCGCAGAGCGTGTGCTTCAGGCTGCTTCCGTGCTTGCCTATGGTGCTGGTCCTAATGGTATGGTCGGTGGACAGGTTGTCGACATGGAGCTGACGGGCAAGCTGGATGTTGCTCTTGGTGAACTGCAGCACATGCACGCGCTCAAGACTGGCGCACTGATTGTTGCCTCCTGTCTTTCTGGTGCTATCCTTGCTGGAGCAAAAGACGAGGAACTTGCCAAGGTTATTGATTATGGCAAGCATCTTGGCATTGCCTTCCAGATTGCTGACGACATGCTTGATGTGATCGGCGATGAAAAAGAATTGGGCAAGCCTGTTGGAAGTGATGAAGCTCAGGGCAAGAACACTTATCCGAGCCTGATCGGCATTGACGAAAGCCGAAACCTTGCCATTCAGATGGCCTCCAGCGCCTGCCTTGCCATCAAGGACTTTGCTGGTGCGCAGGGTGAATTCCTGCGTGGGCTTGCTGCCTATGTTGTGCAGCGTGCCTGCTAG
- a CDS encoding M23 family metallopeptidase has protein sequence MISRRAFLGSLPVMAGWCAFPALASAASAGGAVLSAPESVSVGEAFFVKIVCPREARRVKVSWLGEELSPVLRPIDGHYENWFALGVGLGAKAGGYRLRVELATQGKTQVLTQLVQVSTRTFPEQHLKVAKKMVHLSKESLDRHYREKKLMKAALARRSPERFWDSPFVRPVPGSMSSAFGLRRFFNGEPRAPHRGVDLRGAKGTPIKAFAAGEVVLTGNFYFSGNAVFVDHGQGMVSLYCHMSHIDVKEGQFVSAGQILGQVGSTGRVTGPHLHFGLSVMGNMVDAMPIFAGKGVPTTRE, from the coding sequence ATGATTTCCAGACGGGCGTTTCTTGGCAGTCTTCCGGTGATGGCCGGATGGTGCGCATTCCCGGCCTTGGCCTCTGCGGCCTCTGCTGGCGGAGCTGTTCTTTCTGCTCCAGAAAGTGTTTCAGTGGGAGAAGCTTTTTTTGTAAAGATTGTCTGCCCACGGGAGGCACGGCGGGTCAAAGTGTCATGGCTTGGTGAAGAGCTGTCGCCTGTGCTGCGGCCCATTGACGGGCACTATGAAAACTGGTTTGCCCTTGGGGTAGGTCTTGGGGCAAAAGCCGGAGGGTACCGCTTGCGCGTGGAGCTTGCAACGCAGGGCAAAACACAGGTTTTGACTCAGCTTGTGCAGGTTTCGACGAGGACCTTCCCAGAGCAGCACCTCAAGGTTGCCAAAAAGATGGTTCATCTGAGCAAGGAAAGCCTTGATCGGCATTATCGCGAAAAAAAGCTGATGAAAGCCGCGCTTGCCCGTCGCTCTCCAGAACGCTTTTGGGACAGCCCCTTTGTGCGACCTGTTCCTGGCTCTATGAGCAGCGCCTTTGGACTTCGCCGGTTTTTTAATGGCGAACCAAGAGCACCACACCGCGGTGTGGACCTGCGCGGAGCCAAGGGAACGCCTATTAAAGCATTCGCTGCGGGCGAAGTTGTTTTAACTGGGAATTTTTATTTTTCTGGCAATGCGGTATTTGTGGACCACGGACAGGGTATGGTGAGCCTGTACTGCCACATGTCGCATATTGATGTGAAAGAAGGGCAGTTTGTTTCTGCTGGCCAGATTCTTGGTCAGGTTGGATCAACTGGACGAGTCACAGGGCCGCACTTGCACTTTGGCCTCTCGGTCATGGGAAACATGGTCGATGCCATGCCTATTTTTGCTGGCAAGGGTGTTCCCACAACGCGGGAGTAA